A genome region from Candidatus Nealsonbacteria bacterium CG07_land_8_20_14_0_80_39_13 includes the following:
- the clpP gene encoding ATP-dependent Clp endopeptidase, proteolytic subunit ClpP yields MTLVPTVIEKSQYGERAYDIYSRLLKERIIFLAGPINDITANLVVAQILFLASKDSKKDIQLYINSPGGSVPAGLAIYDTMQYVKPDISTVCVGLAASFGAVLLAAGAKGKRFALPNAEILLHQVAGGVSGQATEIEITAKQIIKIKGRLNKILAKHTGQALPKVETDTDRDFYLSAEEAKEYGIVDEVIKTKA; encoded by the coding sequence ATGACTTTAGTTCCAACTGTTATAGAAAAATCTCAATATGGCGAACGGGCCTATGATATTTACTCCCGTCTTTTAAAAGAAAGGATTATCTTTTTAGCCGGCCCGATAAATGACATCACGGCTAATTTAGTTGTGGCTCAAATTTTATTTTTAGCGTCTAAGGATTCCAAAAAAGACATTCAGCTTTACATCAACAGCCCCGGCGGTTCAGTCCCGGCCGGTTTGGCTATTTACGACACCATGCAATATGTTAAGCCGGATATCTCCACTGTTTGTGTCGGTTTGGCCGCTTCTTTCGGCGCTGTTTTACTGGCCGCCGGAGCTAAAGGGAAAAGATTTGCTCTGCCTAATGCGGAAATTTTATTGCATCAGGTTGCCGGAGGCGTAAGCGGACAAGCGACGGAGATTGAAATCACAGCCAAGCAGATTATAAAAATCAAAGGAAGATTAAATAAGATTTTGGCCAAGCATACCGGACAGGCCTTGCCGAAAGTGGAAACAGACACTGACAGAGACTTCTATCTTTCCGCCGAAGAAGCCAAGGAATATGGTATAGTAGATGAGGTGATAAAGACGAAAGCGTAA
- the nusA gene encoding transcription termination/antitermination protein NusA (modifies transcription through interactions with RNA polymerase affecting elongation, readthrough, termination, and antitermination) yields MLDIKNFISAIGQIAEEKGIPQEKILEIIEVAIATAYKKDYGKKGQVIKAKLNPETGAVNFWQSKTVVDDTLVYFEEEKKEEELPKEGLDESREEKERREKREEMEMAEGKDESGRVKFNPEKHILLEEAKKENSKLGIGDELVIPLEIQEGYGRIAAQTAKQVLMQKIRESERECIREEYKSKEGEIVSGIVQRIENRNVFLDIGKTFGVLTREEQVPGEFYKIGQRLKVFVVKVEETFKGPVIFLSRAYPRLVSRLFELEVPEIADGQVEVKSIAREAGSRTKIAVFSSKEGIDPIGATVGQKGTRVMGVINELGGEKIDIIEYSEKPEKYVANALAPAKVVDVRIIGKNKVLVIVPEDQLSLAIGKEGQNVRLAAKLTGWKIDVKGENDNEGIERAEKAEAESQGLKQDAKKEEVKEEKKLSPTKPEKSLRKQSLRKRNVRSVFKLGH; encoded by the coding sequence ATGTTAGATATAAAAAATTTCATTTCGGCCATTGGCCAAATAGCGGAAGAAAAAGGGATTCCCCAAGAAAAAATCTTGGAGATTATTGAGGTGGCCATTGCCACAGCCTATAAGAAAGATTACGGAAAAAAGGGGCAGGTAATCAAAGCTAAACTAAACCCTGAAACAGGAGCGGTTAATTTTTGGCAGTCCAAAACAGTGGTTGACGACACTTTGGTTTATTTTGAGGAAGAAAAAAAAGAGGAAGAATTGCCTAAGGAGGGTCTTGATGAGTCCAGAGAGGAAAAAGAAAGAAGGGAAAAAAGAGAAGAGATGGAAATGGCGGAAGGAAAAGACGAGAGCGGAAGAGTAAAGTTTAATCCGGAAAAACATATCTTATTGGAGGAGGCCAAGAAGGAAAATTCCAAATTGGGCATTGGCGACGAATTAGTCATTCCCTTGGAAATTCAGGAAGGTTATGGCCGTATTGCCGCTCAAACAGCTAAGCAGGTTTTGATGCAGAAAATAAGGGAATCGGAAAGAGAATGCATCCGCGAAGAATACAAATCCAAGGAAGGAGAAATCGTTTCCGGCATAGTCCAGAGAATAGAAAATAGGAATGTCTTTTTGGACATCGGAAAAACTTTCGGAGTTTTAACAAGAGAAGAGCAGGTTCCCGGAGAATTTTACAAGATCGGTCAAAGATTAAAAGTTTTTGTTGTTAAAGTTGAAGAAACTTTCAAGGGTCCGGTCATCTTTCTATCCAGAGCCTATCCAAGACTTGTTTCAAGGCTTTTTGAATTGGAAGTTCCGGAAATCGCTGACGGACAAGTTGAGGTAAAATCAATCGCCAGAGAGGCAGGTTCCAGAACAAAAATAGCTGTCTTTTCCTCTAAGGAAGGCATTGACCCTATCGGAGCGACAGTCGGACAAAAAGGCACCAGAGTTATGGGAGTTATCAACGAGCTGGGCGGAGAAAAAATAGACATTATTGAGTATTCTGAAAAACCGGAAAAATACGTTGCCAATGCTCTGGCTCCGGCTAAAGTGGTAGATGTGAGGATAATAGGGAAAAACAAAGTTCTGGTAATTGTGCCGGAAGACCAGCTGTCTTTGGCCATAGGCAAAGAAGGCCAGAACGTCAGATTGGCCGCCAAGTTAACGGGCTGGAAAATTGATGTTAAAGGAGAAAATGACAACGAGGGCATAGAACGAGCTGAAAAGGCGGAAGCAGAAAGTCAAGGATTAAAACAAGATGCAAAAAAAGAAGAAGTCAAGGAAGAAAAGAAACTATCTCCTACTAAGCCAGAAAAAAGCCTAAGAAAGCAAAGCCTAAGAAAGCGTAATGTTCGTTCGGTTTTTAAATTGGGTCATTAA